A stretch of the Candidatus Methanosuratincola sp. genome encodes the following:
- the gatC gene encoding Asp-tRNA(Asn)/Glu-tRNA(Gln) amidotransferase subunit GatC translates to RFTDQLNRILEFAGALDSPEVEGVEPTFHVLDLVNTFREDREEKGLEREGALATAPKVKDGFIVAPKIV, encoded by the coding sequence GAGGTTCACAGACCAGTTGAACAGGATACTCGAGTTCGCGGGGGCGCTGGACAGTCCGGAGGTCGAGGGGGTCGAACCGACTTTCCACGTTTTGGACCTCGTAAACACGTTCAGGGAAGACCGCGAGGAGAAGGGACTCGAGAGGGAGGGGGCTCTTGCGACTGCTCCAAAGGTCAAGGACGGTTTCATCGTAGCCCCCAAGATAGTCTGA
- the gatA gene encoding Asp-tRNA(Asn)/Glu-tRNA(Gln) amidotransferase subunit GatA: MARLEEMTLFEAVEGVRGGLIEREDLFDAFLQRIRRLNPEYGAYITVNEVGAEKGSGAGGRNGSVEGAPIAVKDCICTKGVRTTCGSKILKDYVPPYDATVVSRIKSEGGKVIGKTNMDEFAMGSSTENSGFFVCRNPWDKSRVPGGSSGGSAVAVSARMALAALGSDTGGSVRCPASFCGIVAMKATYGLVSRYGLVAYANSLEQIGPMTRDVRDCALLLNVISGHDPRDCTTIPGRKVDYLEFLEKEVKGLRIGVPREFFGEGTDRGVEREVWNGIHALEGLGASWHEASLPSLKYALPAYYIIAMSEASSNLARFDGMRYGTREEDDGLNWEESFSKTRGANFGSEVKRRIILGTFALSSGYYEEYYLNALKARTLIRRDFERLFKEFDVLVGPT, translated from the coding sequence ATGGCAAGGCTAGAGGAAATGACCCTCTTCGAAGCGGTGGAGGGGGTCAGGGGCGGTCTGATAGAGAGGGAAGACCTGTTCGATGCCTTCCTTCAGAGGATCAGGAGGCTAAACCCCGAGTACGGGGCCTACATCACGGTGAACGAGGTCGGGGCAGAAAAAGGATCAGGTGCCGGAGGCCGGAACGGCTCGGTAGAGGGGGCGCCGATCGCGGTAAAGGACTGCATATGCACGAAGGGAGTCAGGACCACCTGCGGCTCCAAGATACTCAAGGACTATGTGCCCCCGTACGATGCGACCGTCGTCTCCAGGATCAAGTCGGAAGGGGGAAAGGTCATAGGTAAGACGAACATGGACGAGTTCGCCATGGGGTCGTCCACCGAGAACTCAGGGTTCTTCGTCTGCCGGAACCCGTGGGACAAGTCCAGGGTCCCCGGCGGGTCTTCCGGCGGCTCTGCGGTGGCGGTCTCGGCCAGGATGGCGCTCGCCGCCCTGGGGTCGGACACCGGCGGCTCGGTGAGGTGCCCGGCGAGCTTCTGCGGGATAGTTGCGATGAAGGCGACGTACGGGCTCGTCAGCAGGTACGGGCTTGTGGCCTATGCTAACAGCCTGGAGCAGATAGGCCCGATGACTAGGGATGTAAGGGACTGCGCACTACTCCTCAACGTAATAAGCGGGCACGACCCGAGGGACTGCACCACGATCCCCGGGAGGAAGGTGGACTACCTCGAATTCCTCGAAAAGGAGGTGAAGGGGCTCAGGATCGGCGTGCCAAGGGAGTTCTTCGGCGAAGGGACAGACAGAGGCGTAGAGAGGGAGGTCTGGAACGGCATACACGCCCTCGAGGGGCTCGGGGCCTCGTGGCACGAGGCATCGCTCCCCTCCCTCAAGTACGCGCTCCCGGCGTACTACATCATCGCGATGTCTGAGGCGAGCTCCAACCTGGCCAGGTTCGACGGGATGAGGTACGGGACGAGGGAGGAGGACGACGGGCTGAACTGGGAGGAGTCCTTCTCCAAGACGAGGGGGGCGAACTTCGGGAGCGAGGTCAAGAGGAGGATAATACTCGGCACATTCGCGCTCTCATCGGGTTACTACGAGGAGTACTACCTGAATGCGCTGAAGGCGAGGAC